CATCTAGGTAAGCCGTAACAATTGGTTGATTACTAAAGGTGAGGGGTAAGTCAATTGATGATAATGAGTATCCGGCGAGCGGCGTGGTTGCGTTGAAATAGATAAGATAATAATTATAATTTGGGCAATTAATTACCGTGAAGGCAATGAAGCCTTGCGCCTCAAGTCTAGCCTCGCTTGGCTTAACAATACATTCCTCGCCATCCCATGATTTCGCCATGAGCGTCACATTTACTCCGGTGCCCGCCGGTATCCTAATCATATCGCTTCCATTGCCCATTATGGAGCCCGTGCTATAGCCGCTCCAGTCTAGAATCCAACTGGAGTTGGGATAAGTATCGCTCACGTATATTGTGCCAGTCGAGTTATATTCAATACTCATTGACGTGGAGGAGCCCGGCATAATCGAGATGCATCTAGGGTATGGATAGTAAGGTGGGGATGGTGTTGGGTATAGGCACGCCTCCACCGCTGATGCATTTGACGCCGAGTTAATTAAGATGGTCTCGCTCTTGTTCTCGCTAGTGCTACCCGTGGCGCCCCCGCTCCAATTAAGCGTCCAATCGGCATTATACGGGTCAATTATCGATATCGTTATGGTGGTTCCCAATCCAGTGCCTCTGATTGAGGGGGCCGCCGTCTTAAGGGTGTAATTTATATATGTCCAAATAACTGTACACACCTTGGGATCATTTATTGAACATAATTGTGCTTGGGCAATCGAACCCCTTTTGCTAGTGCTTAGTTCTATGTATTGATTAGGCCCAAGCCCGGGGCCAGCATAATGCGTTTCTTGTAAATGCCCACTTCCCCTCACTATGGTGGATACAGGATATCCATCTATGAACGTGGCATTTATGTAGAACGCATAATGGCCTATATTCTGGATGATTATCATTGTTTGATTAACGGTGGTGTATGCTATTATGGCTCCCCATATATTGCTTTTTATTAATTGAGATGAGGCATAACCATTAATCAAGTTGCCGGCGTAAATGGCTAATGCAATAGCCATTAAGCCGAACGCCACCGCTATGACTGCAGCATAGGATTCACTAAGTGATGCGCGTCTTTTACCTAACATGTCTCTAATCATTGACACGCTATTAAAGGTTTAGCTATGCTTTGGTTCCCATGCAAAGATAATCAGTTCTCAACGATCGCCTTTTGCGAGGGTCTCACAAGCATTTGGGGAACGTTCCTGACTTCCCATAGAGTTAAAAAGCTAATGGGCCAGATTCGCGTAATGCTAGTGTATGCCGAGATTCGTCCAATTCAACGAATGGATTTACTTGAGGAACATGTAAGCGAGTTAGGGAAGTTTCATGGATTTAATGTGCCAGATGCTCCATTGGGCCGTCCCTCGCCTCTCCCATTATCTATAGCATGCATTGTGAGGCGGATGTATCCCTCTAAGCCCCTCATAATTAATCAAAGGCTTTTGGATGTAAATGAATTATACATTAGAGGACTAATTCTCAGCGCTAAGCAACTTGGGCTGGACATAGCATTCACTAGAGGAGATGAGCCTCGCATTGGTCGCTCCGTGGGTTACTTGTCATCTGAGGAGGCAGTTCGCTTGGCTCAAAGCGAGGGAGTAAGGGCAGGCATGATGCTAAGCATGGCTTATCCTCGCACAGCAATGGAGAGCAGGATAAGGAGTGGCGCCGATTTCTTCTTAGTGCTTAACCTAGCTGATCCAAGNCAATTAAGGGGGCTAGATACGTCTCGATTAATACCGTACTTATTAATAGGCACAGATAGGAACAGGGAATGGATAAAGCGACTTGGGCAGCCCTATATTGATATTCAGGATTTGCCACGAGCAGCAGGTGAACTGGAGAAGATGGGCGTCAACGCGATCCTACTCTCATCACCCCGAGATCCAGATGCCTTATTGAGCGCTATTGAGGTCCTCAAGCTTTAATAATGAGACTGCATTGCCTTAATTCATGGATGAGGTCGAATTAATTAAGTTAGCTAAATCCAAGTTACCCAATTCATATGCTCCATACTCTAGATTCAAGGTAGCCGCATTAGCGATCACTAAGGACGGTAAGATTTTTCATGGAGTTAACGTGGAAAATGCCTCCTATGGGTTATCCATGTGCGCAGAGCGGGTCGCTATATTTAAGGCCATCAGTGAGGGATCACGCGACATAGATACTATTGTTGTGGTTAGCGAGCATGGCATGCCATATCCTTGTGGTGCATGTCTCCAAGTAATGGAGGAGTTTGGGGTACGGCGAATAATAATAGCGGGAAGTAGCGGCCATGAGACACATGAATTAAGGGATCTCCTTCCGCATCCCTTTAATAGATCCAGCTTACCCTAACTGGAGCCAGGATATAGCGGTGTTTGCGTCGCTAAATTATGAAGCGTGGTTAGGAGGGGAGGCAAGTAACCCACTGTATATTCATTCAGTACCGCTAGATTTCTTTGAGTATTTATCACGATCAATGTGACGGGGGTGGGCGGTATCTGAACAAGATTGCCGCCGGCCCATGTTAAGGCTTGACTCTGCAACTTATTGGAATTAGTGGTTACAGCGGATAATTGGTTCACGCATTTAGTCAAATTAAACGACGCATTAACACCATAATTAGTTACCTGATCAATTAATTGAGAAGTGGTCAAGTTCTCTATGGCCGGTCCCTTTACTGCGGTCAAGTTCTCAAACCATAGAAGATAATTTAGTGCCGCCGATTTATTTACCTTATAGAGGCATAGGTCCAGTGCAAGGAAATTAGTATTAACGTTATTAATTAGCGTTGAGTTGCCAGTTGGGGCAAAAAGTGCTGTATTTGGGAGCACTATTAATTGGAGAGATCCACGCCTTATCATGCTCAATATGGTGGAGTTTATGTTAGTCACGGTGTAATTTGCCCCATCATAGGGATTAAGGAAGTAAATCACAACTGAACTAGCGTTGTTTGAGCCAAATACTAATCCGCCAGCAGAGCGAGCGCTTGAGAGTAATTGAGGTATATGCTGGTTCAATACTGAGTATGTTGAATTGAACACTGGTTGCGTCGTGGTGGGCCTATATGAAACATAGAGAACCAAGAACACCACGACTGCGGCAGCCACTAATACAGCTAAGTTCTTGTACATAACCATGCTGGGGTTTCCCTATTACTCTTTAAAAGTGTTATTCCAAGCAATCGACTGATCTCCTTCCTAGCTATAAATGGCGAGGTTTGCCGTTAATTTTATCGGTTGCCAAGTCTTTTCAATTCATTGCATTATTCAAACGCAAGTATTAAATTCAACCCCAATACTTTAAATTCATGGAGATACCCCCGGAGCCCCTTGATATTAAGGAAGCGATCCTTCAGCGGGTAAAATTATGCGGGAGTGATGATGCTTGCATAAGAATGGCAGTATGGTTCGGCAACCAGCTTCCTGCATATCTATGGTCCCATTGGAGAAATCAATTGATTGGTAGAGGAGTATCTTGGCAAGGCTTGTTGAGCGTATTTAGGGATCACATTAATGAGGTTGTGAAGTGGGTAATGGGTCAAGCGAGTTGGAGGGAATTTGTGGTCAGCATGATTAATGATATTGATAATAGGTACAAAACAAGATCTATAACTGATTACCTATAATATTGAATTAAAGACAGGCCCGCCCTTTATGGTGAGGAGAAGGTCAGTTAGGTCTCTGAGGAATTGATTCAGAAGGGAAATAGGTTAAGTGTCGCGGTTTCAGTTTTTAAATTAAGTGCGTGTCTAATTAATGGTAACGCATATATAAACATTACAGTCAGTCAAATCATTCATAACCTAAGATCCCAGAATATCCCTAGTTCTACTTGCTCCTATCCTGAATTGGGCGGGATCGGCGGGCTTCCCCGAGGCTCTAAGCAACATTAATGCTTGTTCCCGGGAATGAATGCCTCCAGATGCTTTTATGCCTATTCTTGGATTATATTTAAGGGAAAGCTCGGCCATTAGTTTCACGTTCTCTATCTGTGCTCCAACCTTATTTCCCAGCATTGCTGCATATTCCTTTTCCTCGAAGCCCGTGCTTGTCTTTATGAAGTCAGCATTGCTCATCATTACAATTCTATATAATTCCCGTTTCTCCTCGNGCGTTGTATATGCATCCTCCACTATGACCTTTATTATTTTGCCCAAATCATGTGCGGCCTTAATGGTTTCCTTCAAGTCCTGCTCCACTTCTTTGAATTGCTTGGATTTAACTAGACTCATTGGCGCAACTATATCTAATTCATCGGCATGTATCGCATACTTATTGATCATTTCTATCCTTACATCGGTTGTTGAATCGCCAAAGGGGAAATCAACTACTGTGGCTATCCGTAGATTAAAACCGTGGCGATTTATGTATTCCCGGGCGAATTTTATGAATATTGGATTTATGCATATTGCATAGGTTCCTAATTCCCTTGCCTCAATTATTAATCTCTCTATATCGCTCGTGGTAGCATATGGTTTAAGATTCGTGTGATCTATTAATCTGGCTAGGTTGATATCCATAGCCTCCTGGCTCATGAATATTTATAAAGATGAGGGGAGAGAAGTAGAAAATCCCTAAATGCCGATCTAGAGCTGAGCGCTTGAAAGACTCATCATCACGACTAGCTACTGTTGAGTAATTTTTCTAATGTGTTGAAGCGATATAGTTATTGGAACAAGAGACGATGCATCTATAACTTCTAGCCGCGCGGTTCCAGCTTTCTTATTAACATCTATCACTTTCGCTTTGAATCCCTTGAATGGTCCAGATATGACCTCCACGGTATCACCAACGTTTACCTCAACCTCTTTCTCAAACGACTTAGTTAAGTCGCTTAGACTTATCTTGCCTTTTATTATTCCTCGGGCGTGTTTTATTCCTTGGGAGAGAGTGGCTGCGAGGTATGGGAACTCCGTTTCTACTAGAACAATGCCGGGCATATCAGGCATCACGGTCACGGATGGTACATTGAAGTTAGAGGGCTGCGAGGTATTTCTCAATGCATCAATCCTAGACTTGATTATTACGGCAACGTTATATTCCTGTCCAGTAACCGTGCGTATAGCTATGAAGTGACACTCGTTTTGATCACTCATGATTTGCCCCCTTTCTTTGTTTGTTTACCCATGTTTCGCGTTGATATTATCAGCACGATCGATAATGCGGCTATTATCACTACTATTGTTGCCAGCACTATTATATTCTCCGGGTATGGTATTGAGAAGTGGGGCGTCACAAGCAAGTAGAAAATAAAGTTAAATATTAAAGAGTAAGCCCCTAAAACCACCACCAATAAGCCGCCTATCTTAACGATAGACATATAGTCATCTCTATCGGGTTTCTTGGCTACTTTGAATACCCATAGCATTAAGTTAATATATTCCCTTATTTTTTTGCCTACGCCTCTATTAGCCTTAGTGGTAGCTGACATTCATCAAACCAAGCCAACCTGGGATTTAAAGCTTACTGATCTTAGTGAGGATTTTCCTCGGTGTCTTCTCGTTAAAAGTTTTTAAGCTGATGCAATTCGGTAAATTCATGAGCGTGGATTATGGAGATGATTCGGAGAATTATGGCGAGGATGAGGATATAGAGGCAATTAGGCAGAGAAAAATGGCTGAAATGCAGAAGAAGGCTGCCGAGGAGGAGCGGCAAAGAGAAATCGAGGCCCAGAAAAGGGCTTTGCTTAGGACCATCCTTACGCCTGAGGCTAGAAATAGGCTGGATAATTTAAGGCTGGTCAAGCCTGATTTGGTTCAGGCATTGGAGTCCCAAATAATAGCCCTAGCTCAAGCCAATAGGATAAGGGTACCTGTTACCGACGAGGATGTGAAGAGAATGTTGGAGGCCATATACCAACAAACTAAAAAAGACTACAGGATAAGGTTTAGGTGAAGTATAATGGCAAGCCATAAGCCGCTTGGGAAGAAATTACGGCTGGCAGCAGCCGGTAGGAGGAATAGGAATCCGCCGAGTTGGGTCATAGTCAAGACCAATAGGAGAGTCACGTTCTCCTATACTAAAAGAAACTGGAGAAGAAATAAATTAGGACTATAGGGAGGTGAGTTCCATGAGTGAGCAACAAGAGAAAAAATCAATAAAGGAAATAACCATGAATGTCAATTTACGTCGCACTAGGGAAGTATCCAGAACGAAGAGGACCCCCTATGGTATACGAATGTTAAGATCATTGGCTGCGCGTCACCTAGATGTGGAGCCCGCTAAGGTCAATATTTCTCCGGCCGTTAATGAAGTCATGTGGAGTAGAGGAATCCAGAAGCCGCCCAGAAAAATAAGGGTTAAAATGATTAAATATGAGGATGGAAGCGCATTAATAGATCTAGCGGCTGAGCAATGATATTAAATGGTTCAACTTATGGCTAAGTTCGAGGTAGTTCCGTTAACTATCTACGGAACAAATGCGGTGGGCGTATACGTATTCGCTAATAATAAGTACGCCTTAATTCCCCAAGATGCTCCCCAGAGATTATACCAGGGAGTAATTGATGCATTATCGGTGGAAATCGTTCCCATAACAATAGCCAAATCC
This DNA window, taken from Thermocladium sp. ECH_B, encodes the following:
- a CDS encoding DNA-binding protein gives rise to the protein MSVDYGDDSENYGEDEDIEAIRQRKMAEMQKKAAEEERQREIEAQKRALLRTILTPEARNRLDNLRLVKPDLVQALESQIIALAQANRIRVPVTDEDVKRMLEAIYQQTKKDYRIRFR
- a CDS encoding 50S ribosomal protein L31 → MSEQQEKKSIKEITMNVNLRRTREVSRTKRTPYGIRMLRSLAARHLDVEPAKVNISPAVNEVMWSRGIQKPPRKIRVKMIKYEDGSALIDLAAEQ
- a CDS encoding cytidine deaminase, encoding MDEVELIKLAKSKLPNSYAPYSRFKVAALAITKDGKIFHGVNVENASYGLSMCAERVAIFKAISEGSRDIDTIVVVSEHGMPYPCGACLQVMEEFGVRRIIIAGSSGHETHELRDLLPHPFNRSSLP
- the rpl39e gene encoding 50S ribosomal protein L39 (part of the polypeptide exit tunnel in the 50S ribosomal complex), yielding MASHKPLGKKLRLAAAGRRNRNPPSWVIVKTNRRVTFSYTKRNWRRNKLGL
- a CDS encoding 2-deoxyribose-5-phosphate aldolase gives rise to the protein MDINLARLIDHTNLKPYATTSDIERLIIEARELGTYAICINPIFIKFAREYINRHGFNLRIATVVDFPFGDSTTDVRIEMINKYAIHADELDIVAPMSLVKSKQFKEVEQDLKETIKAAHDLGKIIKVIVEDAYTTXEEKRELYRIVMMSNADFIKTSTGFEEKEYAAMLGNKVGAQIENVKLMAELSLKYNPRIGIKASGGIHSREQALMLLRASGKPADPAQFRIGASRTRDILGS